The Hymenobacter sp. GOD-10R genome includes a window with the following:
- a CDS encoding acetyl-CoA C-acyltransferase, with amino-acid sequence MSTAYIVDAVRTPIGKFGGALSSVRPDDMAAHVLRELLRRNPTLDKGAIEDVIMGAANQAGEDNRNVARMAALLAGLPITVPGVTINRLCGSGLQSIMDAARAIKSGEGEAYLAGGSESMTRAPFVMAKSATAFARDFTAHDTTLGWRFVNPKLAKMHYPYAMGETAENVARKFNISREEQDQFAFDSQRKYHKAAEKGRFRKEIVPVFIPNPKGDTALFDTDEPPRLSSLEKLASLRPAFDLQNGSVTAGNSAGINDGAAAAIVVSEEGLVRFDLKPMARVVASAVVGVDPAYMGLGPIPATQKVLQRAGLTINDMDLIELNEAFAVQSIVCMRELGLDPEKVNVNGGSIAIGHPLGSSGARITATLLHEMQRRENVRYGLATMCVGVGQGVAVIYEKV; translated from the coding sequence ATGTCAACTGCTTATATTGTAGACGCTGTCCGTACGCCCATCGGTAAATTTGGGGGTGCGCTGAGCAGCGTCCGTCCTGATGACATGGCCGCCCACGTGCTGCGCGAACTGCTGCGCCGCAATCCTACCTTGGATAAGGGGGCCATTGAAGATGTAATTATGGGTGCTGCCAACCAGGCTGGCGAAGACAACCGCAACGTAGCGCGCATGGCCGCTCTGCTGGCGGGCCTGCCGATTACCGTACCCGGTGTCACGATCAACCGCCTGTGCGGTTCGGGCTTGCAAAGCATCATGGATGCGGCGCGGGCCATCAAGAGTGGCGAAGGAGAGGCCTACCTGGCAGGTGGCTCTGAAAGCATGACACGGGCGCCGTTCGTGATGGCGAAGTCGGCTACCGCCTTTGCCCGTGACTTCACCGCCCACGATACTACCCTTGGCTGGCGCTTCGTGAACCCGAAGCTAGCCAAGATGCATTACCCCTACGCCATGGGCGAAACGGCCGAAAACGTAGCGCGTAAGTTTAATATCAGCCGCGAAGAGCAAGATCAGTTTGCTTTCGATTCGCAGCGTAAATACCACAAGGCTGCCGAGAAAGGACGTTTCCGCAAGGAGATTGTGCCCGTGTTCATCCCGAACCCGAAAGGTGATACGGCTCTGTTCGATACCGATGAGCCACCACGCCTGTCGTCGTTGGAAAAGCTAGCTTCCCTGCGACCTGCTTTTGATTTGCAGAATGGCAGCGTAACGGCCGGTAACTCTGCTGGCATCAACGACGGTGCCGCCGCGGCGATAGTCGTGAGCGAAGAAGGTCTCGTCCGCTTCGATCTGAAGCCGATGGCGCGCGTAGTGGCTTCGGCCGTAGTAGGGGTTGACCCTGCCTACATGGGGCTAGGTCCGATTCCGGCCACACAGAAGGTACTACAACGCGCAGGGCTGACGATCAACGATATGGACCTGATCGAGCTAAACGAAGCCTTCGCTGTGCAGAGTATTGTATGCATGCGCGAGCTAGGTTTGGACCCAGAAAAGGTAAACGTAAATGGTGGTTCCATCGCCATCGGTCACCCCCTAGGTAGCTCTGGGGCACGCATCACGGCTACGCTGCTGCACGAGATGCAACGCCGCGAAAACGTGCGCTATGGCCTAGCAACTATGTGCGTAGGTGTGGGACAAGGCGTGGCGGTGATCTACGAGAAAGTCTAA
- a CDS encoding DUF4476 domain-containing protein produces MKKYLLLCLGILLLMGFRGTAAPATVNFASERGLPFQLVFDGRPLLRTSASRVRIDRLTPGFHWAEFRIPTAFGGAVNYRTRLFLDPGLETSFVLLARSGYPPVLRKVAAVPIRTGGFYPPNAPGYPGGTYDDSGYGSSPNGNGRNGSGDYNDGGYSGPANPIPGPNGPDANYPTMPNNYPPAPNPAPYPNNDNYSSVMSAADVDGLVQFLQKKSFDDNKLPVIKQALGESLIQSADLARLLRTLSFESNRLDLAKYAYARVADRQNFYQVYDALQYSASSRELQDFISQQRGR; encoded by the coding sequence ATGAAGAAATACCTGTTGCTTTGCCTTGGCATATTGTTGCTGATGGGCTTCCGCGGAACGGCTGCTCCTGCCACGGTGAACTTTGCCTCCGAGCGAGGTTTGCCCTTTCAGCTGGTGTTTGATGGTCGCCCACTGCTACGTACCAGCGCCAGTCGGGTCCGGATCGATCGGCTCACGCCGGGGTTTCACTGGGCAGAATTTCGGATTCCGACGGCTTTCGGCGGTGCTGTAAACTACCGGACGCGTCTGTTTTTGGATCCGGGCTTGGAAACAAGCTTTGTGCTGCTGGCGCGTAGCGGGTACCCTCCAGTGCTTCGCAAAGTAGCCGCCGTGCCGATCCGCACGGGTGGGTTCTACCCGCCGAATGCCCCAGGTTACCCCGGAGGCACGTACGATGATTCTGGCTATGGCAGCTCTCCAAATGGAAACGGCCGCAACGGCTCTGGTGACTACAATGATGGTGGGTATAGCGGACCCGCTAATCCTATTCCTGGTCCCAACGGTCCAGACGCAAACTACCCGACTATGCCAAACAACTATCCGCCCGCGCCTAATCCGGCTCCATACCCGAACAACGACAATTACTCTTCGGTGATGTCGGCTGCGGATGTGGATGGGTTGGTACAGTTCCTACAAAAAAAATCGTTTGATGACAACAAGCTGCCGGTCATCAAGCAGGCGTTGGGCGAGTCATTAATTCAATCGGCCGACCTAGCACGCCTCTTACGGACGCTAAGTTTCGAAAGCAACCGCCTCGACCTAGCTAAGTACGCTTACGCACGCGTGGCCGACCGCCAGAATTTCTACCAGGTGTATGATGCCCTTCAATACTCGGCTAGTAGCCGGGAGCTGCAGGACTTCATCAGTCAGCAGCGCGGGCGATGA
- a CDS encoding OmpA family protein: MRNFLIIGVTASSALLLGGCATTDGVSKADKRFARGEYETAITLYKAQVAKDKNAPLANYRIGESYRLSNRVEQAEPFYQAAQEGKAKSADLGFRYAEALKAGGKFEEAAKQFEAYAQSGTNRTLAARAEMEAKNARLSPDIVAMRTNNEVMPLDQINSESSDFSATMLPETKELVFASGREGKKYLGNGEGFNDLYAVKFDDTDKLTGGTVRKLEPIFNSTDKHEASATYTPDGKMMVFARSNNGSKKGYLSVDLWASYFKNGAWSEPEILRVVNSSTADEFSPVFSPDGQTLYFASSRKGGQGGTDIYKATMGANGRFSPPENLGEDVNTPGNENFPAVAPDGALYFSSDGHPGLGKLDIFMVDKGKVKNLGAPINSNGDDFAPYFMGKDMGVFSSNRAGGKGSDDLYRFHKKPLKLVALFVDGTLVERNDKTGETAPVANETVTITNRNGQKQDVTTGPDGKFTAKLDTAAAYTLLADRPGYFTARNSLSTVGKVPKQEDLPNEQNDIRLPVTLTLTKIVKNKAIVVENIFYDYDKADIRPDAAVELDKLVETLNDNPNITIELSSHTDSRGKDAYNQALSQRRAQSAVDYIISKGIGKNRITAKGYGETQPVVKNAKTEDEYQRNRRTEFKVTKITE; encoded by the coding sequence ATGAGGAATTTTCTAATCATCGGTGTCACGGCGAGCTCGGCGCTACTGTTGGGCGGCTGTGCTACGACGGACGGCGTCAGCAAAGCCGACAAGCGCTTTGCCCGCGGCGAATATGAAACTGCTATTACGCTGTACAAAGCGCAGGTGGCCAAGGACAAGAACGCACCGCTAGCGAACTACCGCATCGGCGAGTCGTACCGGCTCTCCAACCGCGTTGAGCAGGCTGAGCCGTTCTACCAAGCTGCCCAGGAGGGAAAGGCAAAGAGCGCCGACCTAGGTTTCCGTTACGCCGAGGCGTTGAAAGCCGGTGGCAAGTTTGAGGAAGCAGCGAAGCAGTTTGAAGCCTATGCTCAGTCTGGCACCAACCGTACGCTGGCGGCTCGCGCCGAAATGGAAGCCAAGAATGCGCGCCTGAGTCCGGACATCGTGGCGATGCGCACCAACAATGAGGTGATGCCGCTCGACCAGATCAACTCTGAGTCTTCGGACTTTAGCGCCACGATGTTGCCCGAAACCAAAGAACTAGTATTTGCTTCTGGCCGCGAGGGCAAGAAGTACCTAGGTAATGGAGAAGGATTCAATGATTTGTACGCCGTCAAGTTCGACGACACGGATAAGCTGACGGGTGGCACGGTGCGTAAGCTAGAGCCCATTTTCAACAGCACCGACAAGCACGAGGCTAGCGCTACCTACACGCCCGATGGCAAGATGATGGTGTTTGCCCGCTCCAACAACGGCTCCAAGAAGGGCTACCTGAGCGTAGACCTGTGGGCTTCCTATTTCAAAAACGGCGCTTGGAGCGAGCCAGAAATTCTGCGCGTGGTGAACAGTAGCACCGCGGATGAATTCTCGCCCGTCTTCTCGCCCGATGGCCAAACGCTATACTTCGCTTCGTCGCGGAAAGGCGGCCAAGGCGGCACCGATATCTATAAGGCTACCATGGGCGCCAACGGCCGCTTCTCCCCACCCGAGAACCTAGGGGAGGACGTGAATACGCCTGGCAACGAGAACTTTCCAGCGGTAGCTCCGGATGGCGCGCTGTACTTTTCCTCCGACGGCCATCCAGGCCTAGGGAAGCTCGACATCTTCATGGTGGACAAGGGCAAGGTGAAGAACCTAGGTGCTCCCATTAATAGCAACGGGGATGACTTTGCGCCCTATTTCATGGGCAAAGACATGGGCGTGTTCTCCTCCAACCGCGCTGGTGGCAAAGGCAGCGACGATCTGTATCGTTTTCACAAAAAGCCGCTCAAACTCGTCGCCCTCTTTGTTGATGGGACGCTGGTGGAGCGCAACGACAAAACAGGAGAAACAGCACCAGTAGCGAACGAAACGGTAACGATTACAAACCGCAATGGGCAAAAGCAAGACGTGACCACCGGCCCAGACGGTAAGTTCACTGCCAAGCTCGATACGGCCGCTGCCTACACACTGCTGGCTGACCGGCCGGGCTACTTCACGGCCCGTAACTCCTTGAGTACTGTTGGGAAAGTGCCTAAGCAGGAGGATTTGCCCAATGAGCAGAACGACATTCGGTTGCCCGTGACGCTGACCTTAACCAAGATCGTGAAGAACAAAGCCATTGTGGTGGAAAATATCTTCTACGATTACGATAAGGCGGACATTCGCCCCGATGCCGCAGTGGAGCTAGACAAGCTGGTGGAAACGCTCAACGACAACCCGAACATTACCATCGAACTGAGCTCCCATACCGACTCGCGTGGTAAGGATGCCTACAACCAAGCGCTGTCTCAGCGTCGTGCGCAGTCTGCTGTCGACTATATCATCTCGAAGGGCATCGGCAAGAACCGGATTACGGCCAAAGGCTACGGCGAAACGCAGCCCGTTGTGAAAAATGCCAAGACGGAAGACGAGTACCAGCGCAACCGTCGCACCGAGTTCAAAGTGACCAAGATCACGGAATAG
- a CDS encoding ABC transporter ATP-binding protein, whose amino-acid sequence MEQATTATKTGNIFDWQVLSRLVGYVKPYRGTFYLLIFLTVAAAVLGTIRPFLIQRMVDVSIEQGDMIGLNKMFVLLMVLLVVNTIVSYLQTYYGGWLGQYIVRDIRVNLYEHILNLRLKFFDRTPIGVLVTRNISDVETLSDVFSEGLAAMIGDILQLVFIMAFMFYIDWRLTLVSLSVIPPLIFSTYVFKEKVKKSFQEVRTAVASLNAFVQEHLTGMNIVQIFNNEAREHNKFKVINEEHTRANIRSVLYYSVYYPVAEVLGAIGIGLLVWYAAQGQIEGTISKGALIAFIMYNGLFFRPIRQIADRFNTLQLGLVSTERLLRLLDSKELIADNGTYAPVDIRGDVKFDHVWFAYNDEEYVLKDISFEANAGQTVAFVGATGAGKTSIINLLSRFYEINQGTITVDGHDLRDYDLKELRRHIGIVLQDVFLFAGSIADNITLGNKDITEEQIWEAAELVGAKRFIERLPGGLHYQVMERGATLSVGQRQLISFVRAMVYQPRIIILDEATSSVDSETEELIQEAIEKLMEGRTSLVIAHRLSTIQKADRIIVLDRGEIKESATHDELLRLGGFYAQLYQMQYKDVFSTPME is encoded by the coding sequence GTGGAGCAAGCAACCACCGCTACTAAAACCGGTAATATTTTCGACTGGCAGGTGCTGAGCCGCTTAGTTGGGTACGTGAAGCCTTACCGGGGCACTTTCTACCTCCTCATTTTTCTCACAGTGGCTGCGGCCGTGCTCGGCACCATTCGCCCGTTCCTGATCCAGCGGATGGTCGATGTAAGCATTGAGCAGGGCGATATGATTGGCTTGAACAAGATGTTTGTGCTGCTCATGGTGCTGCTGGTGGTCAATACCATCGTGAGTTACCTCCAAACCTATTATGGTGGGTGGCTAGGGCAGTACATCGTGCGCGACATTCGGGTAAACCTCTACGAGCATATCCTGAACCTACGGCTCAAGTTCTTCGACCGTACGCCCATTGGGGTGCTCGTGACCCGCAACATCTCCGACGTTGAAACGCTCTCCGATGTGTTCAGCGAAGGTCTCGCTGCCATGATCGGCGATATTCTTCAACTGGTATTCATCATGGCCTTCATGTTTTACATCGACTGGCGTCTGACCTTGGTAAGCTTGTCAGTTATTCCGCCGCTGATCTTTAGCACGTATGTGTTCAAGGAGAAGGTGAAGAAGTCGTTTCAGGAAGTTCGCACGGCCGTAGCTAGCCTCAATGCCTTCGTGCAGGAACACCTTACTGGCATGAACATCGTGCAGATCTTCAACAATGAAGCGCGCGAGCACAACAAGTTCAAGGTGATTAACGAGGAGCACACACGGGCTAACATTCGCTCGGTGCTCTACTATTCAGTGTATTATCCTGTAGCCGAAGTGCTGGGGGCCATTGGCATTGGGTTGCTGGTGTGGTACGCCGCGCAAGGACAGATTGAGGGTACGATTTCAAAAGGCGCCCTGATTGCCTTCATCATGTACAATGGCCTGTTCTTCCGGCCAATCCGTCAGATTGCTGACCGCTTCAACACGCTCCAGCTAGGTCTGGTGAGCACCGAGCGCCTGCTGCGCCTACTCGACAGCAAAGAGCTCATTGCCGACAATGGCACCTATGCCCCCGTCGATATTCGCGGCGACGTAAAATTTGACCATGTCTGGTTTGCCTATAACGATGAGGAGTACGTGCTGAAAGACATCAGCTTCGAAGCCAATGCTGGCCAAACCGTAGCCTTTGTAGGGGCGACCGGTGCGGGCAAAACCAGCATTATCAACCTGCTCAGCCGCTTCTACGAAATCAACCAAGGCACCATTACCGTCGACGGCCACGACCTGCGCGACTACGACCTGAAGGAACTGCGCCGTCACATAGGTATCGTGTTGCAGGATGTGTTCCTCTTCGCAGGCTCTATCGCCGATAATATTACCCTAGGTAACAAGGATATCACGGAGGAGCAGATCTGGGAGGCGGCCGAGTTGGTAGGGGCGAAGCGCTTTATTGAGCGGCTACCAGGCGGGCTGCACTACCAGGTAATGGAGCGCGGCGCCACACTTTCTGTGGGTCAGCGTCAGCTGATTTCCTTTGTGCGGGCAATGGTCTATCAGCCCCGCATTATTATCCTCGACGAAGCTACTTCATCGGTTGACTCCGAAACGGAAGAGCTGATCCAGGAAGCCATCGAGAAGCTGATGGAAGGCCGTACATCGCTGGTTATTGCGCACCGCCTAAGCACCATCCAGAAAGCTGACCGCATCATCGTTCTTGACCGGGGCGAAATTAAGGAAAGTGCTACCCACGACGAACTACTGCGCCTAGGTGGTTTCTACGCCCAGCTCTACCAGATGCAGTACAAAGACGTGTTCAGCACGCCGATGGAGTAG
- a CDS encoding (Fe-S)-binding protein, producing MADLATRGETPEILFWVGCAGAFDDRYKRVTRAFVRILEHVGVNYAVLGMEETCTGDPAKRAGNEFLFQMQAMQNITTFDGYGIKKIVTACPHCFNTIKNEYPALGGNYEVIHHSTFLQQLINEGKVGVAGGGEFKGRRITFHDSCYLGRANNIYEAPREVLAVLDADLVEMKRCKTNGLCCGAGGAQMWKEPEPGKKDINVERTEEALATLDGNAAALNKLYGVESGNEGATPAPKASEQNSIIAVSCPFCMTMMSDGVKNKERENNVQVFDLAELIATAEGLNA from the coding sequence ATGGCTGACCTCGCGACGCGCGGGGAAACGCCGGAAATCCTGTTCTGGGTAGGCTGTGCGGGTGCCTTCGATGACCGCTACAAGCGCGTGACGCGGGCTTTCGTGCGCATTCTGGAGCATGTGGGCGTGAACTACGCCGTGCTTGGGATGGAAGAAACTTGCACGGGAGACCCCGCTAAGCGTGCTGGCAACGAGTTTCTGTTTCAGATGCAGGCCATGCAAAATATTACCACCTTCGATGGGTATGGCATCAAGAAGATCGTAACGGCCTGCCCGCACTGCTTCAACACGATTAAAAACGAGTATCCGGCGCTGGGCGGCAACTACGAGGTGATTCACCACAGCACGTTCTTGCAGCAGCTCATCAACGAGGGCAAAGTAGGCGTAGCGGGTGGGGGCGAGTTCAAAGGGCGTCGCATTACGTTTCACGATTCCTGCTACCTAGGTCGGGCTAACAACATCTACGAAGCCCCGCGTGAAGTGCTGGCGGTGCTTGATGCTGACCTGGTGGAGATGAAGCGCTGCAAAACCAATGGCCTGTGCTGCGGCGCCGGTGGCGCCCAAATGTGGAAAGAACCCGAGCCCGGTAAGAAAGACATCAACGTGGAGCGCACCGAAGAAGCCCTGGCTACCCTCGACGGCAACGCTGCCGCGCTAAACAAACTCTACGGCGTAGAAAGCGGCAACGAAGGTGCAACGCCCGCTCCCAAAGCAAGCGAACAAAACAGCATCATTGCGGTCAGCTGCCCCTTCTGCATGACGATGATGAGCGACGGGGTGAAAAACAAAGAGCGCGAGAACAACGTGCAAGTATTTGACCTCGCCGAATTGATTGCCACAGCAGAAGGTTTGAACGCGTAA
- a CDS encoding GNAT family protein — translation MSDSRRRPTLILPVAGTRLRPWQLSDASTLTACANDEGVAQNLRDTFPYPYLLEDARWYLEAVATANSPDIHLAIEVEGAAGGGISIIFQHDVDRRSAEIGYWLGRSYWGRGIMTAAVRVLTEYTFASFDVCRLYAGVFAHNAASARVLEKGGYELEGRLRKSITKNGHTIDSLLYAVVNEQ, via the coding sequence ATGTCCGATTCGAGGCGGCGTCCGACCCTTATCTTACCGGTGGCCGGTACACGCCTGCGGCCTTGGCAGCTCTCCGACGCATCAACGTTGACTGCTTGCGCTAATGATGAAGGTGTTGCGCAGAATCTGCGTGACACCTTTCCATATCCGTACCTGCTGGAAGATGCGCGGTGGTATCTGGAAGCAGTGGCCACTGCCAACTCACCCGATATCCACCTAGCTATCGAGGTAGAGGGCGCAGCTGGGGGCGGCATCAGCATCATATTCCAGCACGACGTGGACCGGCGCAGTGCTGAAATTGGCTACTGGCTAGGTCGGTCGTATTGGGGACGCGGTATCATGACGGCGGCCGTCCGAGTCTTAACGGAGTACACCTTCGCAAGCTTCGACGTATGCCGACTCTACGCTGGGGTTTTTGCTCATAACGCAGCTTCGGCGCGCGTGCTGGAGAAAGGCGGGTATGAGTTGGAAGGCCGATTGCGCAAAAGCATTACAAAAAACGGCCATACAATCGATAGTCTGCTGTACGCAGTTGTCAATGAACAATAA
- a CDS encoding DUF4293 domain-containing protein, producing MIQRIQSVFLLLLAIAMASVIFVPIWSKVDSLTSQELVLHSTKLAFVNPASQTPAAVNTWPIAVLAALSAAVALFEIFQYRSRFTQLKLGMVNLLLIVATIGASYYYSGVGEQMLNIKLIGTFEAGFYLPTLALILNLLANRFIRRDEQLVRSMDRLR from the coding sequence ATGATACAAAGAATTCAAAGCGTATTTTTACTGTTGCTGGCAATCGCCATGGCTAGCGTAATTTTCGTGCCGATCTGGAGCAAGGTGGATTCGCTGACCAGCCAAGAGCTGGTATTGCACTCGACCAAACTCGCTTTCGTAAACCCGGCCTCCCAAACGCCTGCCGCCGTGAATACATGGCCTATTGCAGTTCTGGCAGCACTTTCAGCCGCAGTGGCACTGTTCGAAATTTTCCAGTACCGCAGCCGCTTCACGCAGCTTAAGCTAGGTATGGTCAATTTGTTATTAATCGTGGCCACTATCGGTGCAAGCTATTATTACTCAGGTGTGGGCGAACAGATGCTCAACATCAAGCTGATCGGGACCTTTGAGGCGGGCTTTTACCTTCCTACCCTAGCCCTGATCTTGAACTTGCTTGCTAACCGTTTCATTCGGCGCGACGAGCAACTCGTGCGCTCCATGGATCGATTGCGATAA
- the truA gene encoding tRNA pseudouridine(38-40) synthase TruA, with translation MRYFLHLAYDGTNYHGWQVQPEVITVQQEVNRCLSQVLRQPISTLGSGRTDTGVHASHQVAHFSADMPETLDLATLLYRLNRALPADIAVQAIHPVPDNANARFDANARTYEYYVRLVPNPFRVNHSIYLDRAPDVAAMNAAAALLLGSRDFTSFSKVKGAETHYVCVCYEAAWHPTPGGIVFRIRANRFVRGMVRLVVGTLLSVGRGKLTVAEFGEILASQSRVAASGAAPATGLFLSRVEYPAELVPAELIPMAMPYLAG, from the coding sequence ATGCGTTATTTCTTACACCTAGCTTACGACGGCACCAATTATCACGGCTGGCAAGTGCAGCCTGAAGTAATTACGGTGCAGCAGGAGGTCAACCGTTGTTTGTCGCAGGTATTGCGGCAGCCGATCAGCACGCTAGGAAGCGGCCGTACGGATACGGGCGTGCACGCCAGCCATCAGGTAGCGCACTTCAGCGCCGACATGCCCGAGACGCTGGACCTAGCTACGCTGCTCTACCGACTGAACCGGGCCTTGCCCGCTGATATTGCGGTGCAGGCGATACACCCGGTGCCCGACAACGCCAATGCTCGCTTCGATGCGAATGCCCGCACCTACGAGTACTACGTGCGCCTCGTGCCCAATCCATTTCGGGTAAACCACAGCATTTACCTCGACCGAGCCCCGGATGTAGCGGCTATGAACGCGGCCGCGGCGCTGCTGCTTGGCTCGCGCGATTTCACCAGCTTCTCGAAAGTAAAGGGCGCCGAAACGCACTACGTCTGCGTGTGTTACGAAGCCGCTTGGCATCCTACGCCCGGCGGAATTGTGTTTCGTATTCGGGCCAACCGCTTTGTACGCGGCATGGTCCGGCTCGTAGTGGGCACCCTCTTGAGCGTGGGTCGCGGCAAGCTGACTGTAGCAGAATTTGGCGAGATATTAGCCTCGCAAAGTCGAGTAGCGGCCAGTGGTGCCGCGCCAGCTACCGGCCTGTTTCTGAGCCGGGTCGAATACCCCGCTGAACTGGTGCCCGCGGAACTGATACCCATGGCAATGCCGTACCTTGCAGGCTAG
- a CDS encoding 4Fe-4S dicluster domain-containing protein, which produces MTIQNIIFLLVAIAGIGLFIWQVRKISANILVGRDREMSGNVGERLNKMLLVAFGQQKMFKRITPALLHLVVYVGFLVINVEVIEILIDGIFGTHRVLQFLGPVYDALMATNEVLGALVIVAVIAFWWRRNRSQPVRRFTGPELRAWPKLDANIILYVEVILMLALFTMNTSDLKLHQLRGEDLPGIFPISSLLTGLFPSNMQALEILERVGWWAHIVGILLFLNYLPSSKHFHIIISFPNVYYSRLVPQGQFSNVDSITHEVKAMLDPSYQVPTPAVGPDGSAAAPTPFGAKDVDDLAWTNLMNAYSCTECGRCTSVCPANITGKLLSPRKIIMDTRDRVEEKYNSPLIFSPNLYGAEAKHAEQEQLDKESHTLLRGYVTPEELWACTTCNACVEACPVNINPLESIIEMRRFLVLEESAAPNSLNVMFSNIENNGAPWAFSPSDRFNWADDLFVSEKEAVAKS; this is translated from the coding sequence GTGACAATTCAAAACATTATCTTTCTGCTAGTTGCCATAGCAGGTATTGGCCTGTTTATATGGCAGGTGCGCAAGATTAGCGCGAATATTCTGGTCGGGCGCGACCGAGAAATGAGCGGTAACGTGGGCGAGCGGCTCAACAAGATGTTGCTTGTTGCCTTTGGCCAGCAGAAAATGTTCAAGCGCATTACCCCGGCGCTGCTGCACTTGGTGGTGTACGTGGGCTTTCTGGTCATCAACGTCGAGGTCATCGAGATTCTGATTGACGGCATTTTCGGTACGCACCGCGTGTTACAGTTCCTGGGCCCAGTGTACGACGCACTGATGGCGACCAACGAAGTGCTAGGTGCCCTGGTAATTGTGGCGGTAATAGCCTTCTGGTGGCGCCGCAACCGTAGTCAGCCTGTGCGTCGCTTTACCGGCCCCGAACTGCGTGCGTGGCCTAAACTTGATGCGAATATCATCCTTTATGTTGAGGTAATCCTCATGCTGGCGCTGTTCACGATGAACACTTCTGACCTGAAGCTGCACCAGCTGCGTGGGGAAGATCTGCCGGGGATTTTTCCTATAAGTTCGCTACTCACGGGTCTGTTCCCGAGCAACATGCAAGCGTTGGAGATACTAGAACGCGTAGGATGGTGGGCGCATATTGTGGGTATTTTGCTGTTCCTGAACTACTTGCCTTCGTCGAAGCACTTCCACATTATCATCTCTTTCCCGAACGTGTACTACTCGCGGCTTGTGCCCCAGGGTCAGTTCTCGAATGTGGATAGCATTACGCACGAGGTGAAGGCCATGCTAGACCCGAGCTACCAGGTGCCCACACCAGCTGTTGGACCTGATGGATCGGCCGCTGCTCCTACGCCATTTGGGGCTAAGGACGTGGACGACCTAGCTTGGACGAACTTGATGAACGCTTACTCCTGCACCGAGTGCGGCCGTTGCACATCGGTGTGCCCGGCCAACATTACGGGCAAGCTCCTGTCGCCGCGCAAGATTATCATGGACACCCGCGACCGGGTGGAGGAGAAGTACAACTCGCCGCTGATTTTCAGCCCTAACCTTTACGGCGCTGAGGCCAAGCACGCCGAGCAGGAGCAGCTTGACAAAGAAAGCCACACGCTGCTGCGCGGCTACGTGACGCCCGAGGAGCTCTGGGCTTGCACCACCTGCAATGCCTGCGTAGAAGCGTGCCCCGTGAACATCAATCCCCTGGAGAGCATCATCGAGATGCGCCGCTTCCTGGTATTGGAAGAGTCAGCGGCGCCGAACTCGCTCAACGTGATGTTCTCAAACATCGAAAACAATGGCGCGCCGTGGGCCTTCTCGCCTTCCGACCGCTTCAACTGGGCCGATGACCTGTTTGTGTCGGAGAAGGAAGCCGTAGCGAAAAGCTAG